The following proteins are encoded in a genomic region of Arachis ipaensis cultivar K30076 chromosome B02, Araip1.1, whole genome shotgun sequence:
- the LOC107628188 gene encoding uncharacterized protein LOC107628188 isoform X1: MADSSTSSTSSISQGAFKTTKPSHFRAKIKFQNIEIVVRKLHQNTINLSVKNLKKKQTKNTQLSEKMAARNQTKDLKCATHLLNDKFRNMTEEKKAIVRDLGFGGLMHIPPLRVDHQLLRELANNFKLGENKLKTGYGSFQITPKKIGDALGINATGDLFPEKVDYKKLSDDDKIIYRRFQGKTLKSLTDEMMEIGVGNEEERLMFKRIFILYIQMAFLLPTTINKISPVHLVPIFKMDGIEERNWGACFDLHDQGHNRLSREEEEGNQWLPLRPDDNLLSSFKKQRQEQC, from the exons ATGGcagactcttccacttcttccacttcttccatTTCTCAAGGCGCTTTCAAAACAACGAAACCCTCTCATTTTCGAGCGAAAATCAAGTTTCAAAATATAGAAATCGTAGTTCGAAAACTGCATCAAAACACCATCAACCTCTCTGTGAAGAATCTGAAGAAAAAACAAACCAAGAATACTCAAC tttcAGAGAAAATGGCAGCAAGAAACCAAACTAAAGACCTTAAATGTGCCACACATCTCCTGAATGATAAGTTCAGAAACATGACTGAGGAGAAGAAGGCGATTGTGAGGGATCTTGGATTCGGTGGGttgatgcacatcccaccactGAGGGTGGATCACCAACTCTTAAGGGAGCTGGCAAACAACTTCAAACTTGGGGAGAACAAACTGAAGACAGGATATGGTTCTTTCCAAATAACCCCAAAAAAAATAGgtgatgcgcttggcatcaatgcaACAG gagatctatttcctgAGAAAGTTGACTATAAGAAACTTTCTGATGATGACAAAATAATTTatagaagattccagggtaagaccctcaaaagtcttaccgATGAAATGATGGAAATCGGCGTTGGCAACGAAGAGGAACGCCTGATGTTCAAGAGGATATTCATCCTCTAcatacagatggcgttccttttgCCAACGACGATAAACAAAATATCGCCCGTGCACCTGGTCCCAATTTTTAAGATGGACGGCATAGAGGAGAGAAACTGGGGGGCATGTTTTGACCTTCATGATCAAGGGCATAACAGACTatcaagagaagaagaagaaggcaatCAATGGCTGCCTCTTCGCCCTGATGATAATCTACTTTCATCTTTCAAAAAACAAAGGCAAGAACAGTGTTGA
- the LOC107628188 gene encoding uncharacterized protein LOC107628188 isoform X2, with product MADSSTSSTSSISQGAFKTTKPSHFRAKIKFQNIEIVVRKLHQNTINLSVKNLKKKQTKNTQQKMAARNQTKDLKCATHLLNDKFRNMTEEKKAIVRDLGFGGLMHIPPLRVDHQLLRELANNFKLGENKLKTGYGSFQITPKKIGDALGINATGDLFPEKVDYKKLSDDDKIIYRRFQGKTLKSLTDEMMEIGVGNEEERLMFKRIFILYIQMAFLLPTTINKISPVHLVPIFKMDGIEERNWGACFDLHDQGHNRLSREEEEGNQWLPLRPDDNLLSSFKKQRQEQC from the exons ATGGcagactcttccacttcttccacttcttccatTTCTCAAGGCGCTTTCAAAACAACGAAACCCTCTCATTTTCGAGCGAAAATCAAGTTTCAAAATATAGAAATCGTAGTTCGAAAACTGCATCAAAACACCATCAACCTCTCTGTGAAGAATCTGAAGAAAAAACAAACCAAGAATACTCAAC AGAAAATGGCAGCAAGAAACCAAACTAAAGACCTTAAATGTGCCACACATCTCCTGAATGATAAGTTCAGAAACATGACTGAGGAGAAGAAGGCGATTGTGAGGGATCTTGGATTCGGTGGGttgatgcacatcccaccactGAGGGTGGATCACCAACTCTTAAGGGAGCTGGCAAACAACTTCAAACTTGGGGAGAACAAACTGAAGACAGGATATGGTTCTTTCCAAATAACCCCAAAAAAAATAGgtgatgcgcttggcatcaatgcaACAG gagatctatttcctgAGAAAGTTGACTATAAGAAACTTTCTGATGATGACAAAATAATTTatagaagattccagggtaagaccctcaaaagtcttaccgATGAAATGATGGAAATCGGCGTTGGCAACGAAGAGGAACGCCTGATGTTCAAGAGGATATTCATCCTCTAcatacagatggcgttccttttgCCAACGACGATAAACAAAATATCGCCCGTGCACCTGGTCCCAATTTTTAAGATGGACGGCATAGAGGAGAGAAACTGGGGGGCATGTTTTGACCTTCATGATCAAGGGCATAACAGACTatcaagagaagaagaagaaggcaatCAATGGCTGCCTCTTCGCCCTGATGATAATCTACTTTCATCTTTCAAAAAACAAAGGCAAGAACAGTGTTGA
- the LOC107624959 gene encoding probable inactive patatin-like protein 9 has product MELSKVTLEIFSKLEQKWLSHCTKEANSKKTRILSIDGGGTTAIVAGAALLRLEDQIRHNISDPHAHIADFFDVVAGTGIGAVLAAMITAADSFGRPLYTARDAVNLVADRNSDLYKLKSAGIFRRRRRFSSRSMETVLKEVFTRKDDGKSLTLKDTCKPLLVPCFDLKSSAPFVFSRADACESPSFDFELWKVCRATSATPSCFKPFPLESVDGKKSCSAVDGGLVMNNPTAAAVTHVLHNKRDFPAVNGVEDLLVLSIGNGSSSAKARENHEPSVIDIVLDGVSETIDQMLGNAFCWNRNDYVRIQAFGLGSEGTVTEEVEEKSEVLKERALESLPFGGKRLLTETNGNRIDSFVQRLVASGKPSPLSSPRKNSAVNPLVNGR; this is encoded by the exons atGGAGCTAAGTAAAGTGACCTTAGAGATCTTCTCAAAGCTGGAGCAGAAATGGCTCTCTCATTGCACCAAAGAAGCGAACAGCAAGAAAACCCGCATTCTCAGCATCGACGGCGGAGGAACCACCGCCATTGTCGCCGGTGCGGCCCTACTCCGCCTCGAGGATCAGATCCGTCACAACATCTCCGATCCCCACGCTCACATCGCAGATTTCTTCGACGTGGTTGCCGGCACCGGCATAGGCGCAGTCCTCGCCGCGATGATCACCGCCGCCGACTCCTTCGGCCGTCCGCTCTATACCGCTCGCGACGCTGTGAATCTCGTCGCCGATCGAAACTCCGACCTGTACAAGCTCAAATCCGCCGGAATATTCCGTCGGCGCCGGAGATTCTCTTCCCGGAGCATGGAAACAGTGTTGAAGGAAGTGTTCACGAGAAAAGACGACGGAAAATCGCTGACATTGAAGGACACGTGCAAGCCTCTGCTTGTTCCATGCTTCGACCTCAAGAGCTCAGCGCCGTTCGTGTTCTCACGCGCTGACGCGTGCGAGTCTCCGAGTTTCGACTTCGAGCTCTGGAAGGTTTGCCGTGCCACGTCGGCCACTCCTAGCTGCTTCAAGCCGTTTCCGTTGGAATCCGTTGACGGAAAAAAATCCTGCTCCGCCGTCGACGGCGGACTCGTCATGAACAATCCTACCGCCGCAGCAGTCACGCACGTGCTTCACAACAAGCGCGATTTCCCCGCGGTTAACGGCGTCGAGGACCTCCTCGTCCTCTCCATCGGAAATGGATCATCCAGCGCCAAAGCGCGCGAGAATCACGAACCTTCTGTGATCGACATTGTCCTCGACGGTGTTTCCGAGACGATTGACCAGATGTTAGGAAACGCATTCTGCTGGAACCGCAATGATTACGTCAGAATCCAG GCATTTGGTTTGGGAAGTGAAGGAACGGTAACggaggaagtggaagagaagAGTGAGGTGCTGAAAGAGAGGGCTTTGGAGTCGTTACCGTTTGGCGGGAAGCGGTTACTGACAGAGACTAACGGAAACAGAATCGATAGCTTCGTGCAACGGCTTGTTGCCTCCGGAAAACCCAGCCCGCTGTCAAGTCCCCGCAAGAATTCCGCCGTCAACCCTCTGGTTAACGGCCGctag
- the LOC107628187 gene encoding mavicyanin-like, translating to MALVLLFVTVVLFSVCEVSMNAVYRVGDSAGWTMIDHPDYKRWASTKRFHVGDTLIFTYLTQYHDVMEVSHHDYVHCKTNSAKAVYHTGSDSVSLTKPGEFYFICSNDGHCSAGQKLHIKVHHI from the exons ATGGCCTTGGTTCTCTTGTTTGTGACGGTGGTATTGTTTAGTGTTTGTGAGGTTTCTATGAATGCAGTTTACAGGGTGGGAGATTCTGCTGGGTGGACCATGATAGACCACCCAGATTATAAGAGGTGGGCTTCTACCAAGAGATTTCATGTTGGGGATACTCTCA TTTTCACTTACCTCACGCAATACCATGATGTGATGGAAGTGAGTCACCATGACTATGTTCACTGCAAGACTAACTCTGCAAAGGCCGTTTACCACACTGGCTCTGACTCTGTCAGCCTCACCAAGCCAGGCGAATTCTACTTCATTTGTAGCAATGATGGCCATTGTTCTGCTGGACAGAAGCTTCATATTAAGGTCCATCATATTTGA
- the LOC107626862 gene encoding F-box/kelch-repeat protein At1g30090-like, with translation MASYDAAVLNRKLLVKEGWLWPFYVSPRGQVYDPRTDNWENMAVGLREGWTGSSVVVYGHLFVVSELERMKLKVYDTETDSWDAIDGPPLPEQICKPFAVNACDCHIYVVGRNLHVAVGHISRLLPDENSDEKWSFSVRWHIIDAPESLSDLTPSSSQVLFA, from the coding sequence ATGGCATCTTATGATGCAGCAGTTCTCAACAGGAAGCTTCTCGTCAAGGAAGGATGGTTATGGCCCTTTTATGTCTCTCCAAGGGGACAAGTCTATGATCCCAGAACAGATAATTGGGAAAACATGGCTGTTGGACTTAGAGAAGGCTGGACCGGTTCAAGTGTCGTTGTTTATGGCCACTTGTTTGTTGTCTCGGAGCTCGAAAGAATGAAGCTAAAGGTCTATGACACAGAAACAGACTCCTGGGATGCCATAGATGGCCCCCCTTTGCCTGAGCAAATATGCAAGCCTTTTGCTGTCAATGCTTGCGATTGCCATATTTATGTCGTGGGCCGAAATCTTCATGTTGCTGTTGGTCATATCTCTAGACTGCTTCCAGACGAAAATTCTGACGAAAAATGGAGCTTCAGTGTTCGGTGGCATATAATCGATGCACCGGAGAGTTTATCAGATCTCACTCCTTCAAGCTCTCAGGTGCTATTTGcataa